One genomic segment of Amycolatopsis sp. WQ 127309 includes these proteins:
- a CDS encoding Gfo/Idh/MocA family protein, which translates to MTGGPVGVGFVGAGVISGTYLENLTSFPDVRVLRVADLDTERAAVRAAEHGVPRSGTVAELLDDPDVELVVNLTTPASHVDVGLAALEAGKHVWAEKPLALDRQTGRKLLDRAREKGLRVASAPDTVLGAGLQTARRAIDEGRIGQPNTALALFQVPGPESWHPAPEFLFQAGGGPLLDMGPYYLTTLVHLLGPIRRVTGAGGRARDTRVIGSGPRAGTEFPVTVPTTVTALVEFASGGSAQLVLSFDSALKRTGFVELTGTLGTAVLPDPNRFDGATALHLFGQDDPEELEPKGHKASRGTGTLELARAIRAGVPERASGELAYHVLDAMLAIDESLTRGQPVEVDSVVAVPPALPAAWDPYQKTL; encoded by the coding sequence GTGACCGGCGGGCCGGTCGGCGTCGGGTTCGTCGGCGCCGGCGTCATCAGCGGCACCTACCTCGAGAACCTGACGAGCTTCCCGGACGTTCGCGTCCTGCGCGTCGCCGACCTCGACACCGAGCGCGCGGCGGTGCGGGCGGCCGAGCACGGCGTCCCGCGGTCGGGCACCGTGGCCGAGCTGCTCGACGACCCCGACGTCGAGCTGGTGGTCAACCTGACCACCCCGGCTTCGCACGTCGACGTCGGGCTCGCCGCGCTCGAGGCGGGCAAGCACGTCTGGGCGGAGAAGCCGCTCGCGCTCGACCGCCAGACCGGCCGCAAGCTGCTGGACCGCGCGCGGGAGAAAGGCCTTCGCGTGGCCAGCGCGCCCGACACGGTGCTCGGCGCCGGGCTGCAGACCGCGCGGCGCGCGATCGACGAAGGCCGGATCGGGCAGCCGAACACCGCGCTCGCGCTGTTCCAGGTGCCCGGGCCGGAGAGCTGGCACCCCGCCCCGGAGTTCCTGTTCCAGGCCGGCGGCGGGCCGCTGCTGGACATGGGCCCGTACTACCTGACGACGCTGGTGCACCTGCTCGGCCCGATCCGCCGGGTCACCGGCGCCGGCGGCCGGGCGCGCGACACCCGCGTCATCGGGTCCGGGCCGCGCGCCGGGACGGAGTTCCCGGTGACGGTGCCGACCACGGTCACGGCCCTGGTCGAGTTCGCCTCGGGCGGGTCCGCCCAGCTCGTGCTGAGCTTCGACTCGGCGTTGAAGCGCACCGGGTTCGTCGAGCTGACCGGCACGCTCGGCACCGCCGTGCTCCCGGACCCCAACCGGTTCGACGGCGCGACCGCGCTGCACCTGTTCGGTCAGGACGATCCCGAAGAGCTGGAACCGAAGGGGCACAAGGCTTCGCGCGGCACCGGCACGCTGGAGCTGGCGCGGGCGATCCGCGCCGGGGTGCCCGAACGCGCGTCCGGCGAGCTGGCCTACCACGTGCTCGACGCGATGCTGGCCATCGACGAGTCGCTGACCCGCGGACAGCCCGTGGAGGTGGACAGCGTGGTCGCTGTGCCGCCCGCGTTGCCGGCGGCGTGGGACCCGTACCAGAAGACGCTCTAA
- a CDS encoding sugar phosphate isomerase/epimerase has product MSLLSVQLYSVRDAFAADPADTLRRLAAIGFTQVEPYGVVENVEALRAGLPANGLTAPTAHARLIGADQAAVFAAAAELGIGLVIDPLVKPEQWQDPADIAATADALNAAAKVAAEHGVGVGYHNHWWELESRIDGRAALEVFADQLDPAVALEVDTYWATAGGENAAALLGRLGDRVKAIHVKDGGLATDASGQLPAGQGQVPIAEVLAAAPTALRVVEFDAFDGDLFEAIAASHTFLTGAGQ; this is encoded by the coding sequence ATGAGCCTGCTTTCCGTGCAGCTGTATTCGGTCCGCGACGCGTTCGCGGCCGATCCCGCCGACACCCTGCGGCGTCTCGCCGCGATCGGCTTCACGCAGGTGGAGCCGTACGGCGTCGTCGAGAACGTCGAGGCGCTGCGGGCCGGGCTGCCGGCCAACGGCCTGACCGCGCCGACCGCCCACGCCCGGCTGATCGGCGCCGACCAGGCCGCCGTGTTCGCCGCGGCGGCGGAGCTAGGCATCGGCCTGGTGATCGACCCGCTGGTCAAGCCCGAGCAGTGGCAGGACCCGGCCGACATCGCCGCGACCGCCGACGCGCTCAACGCCGCCGCGAAGGTGGCGGCCGAGCACGGCGTCGGAGTCGGCTACCACAACCACTGGTGGGAGCTGGAGTCCCGGATCGACGGCCGCGCCGCGTTAGAGGTGTTCGCCGACCAGCTCGACCCGGCCGTCGCGCTGGAGGTCGACACCTACTGGGCCACCGCGGGCGGCGAGAACGCGGCCGCCCTGCTGGGCCGGCTCGGCGACCGCGTCAAGGCGATCCACGTGAAGGACGGCGGCCTCGCCACCGACGCCTCCGGCCAGCTCCCCGCCGGTCAGGGCCAGGTCCCGATCGCCGAGGTGCTCGCCGCCGCGCCGACCGCCCTTCGCGTCGTCGAGTTCGACGCCTTCGACGGCGACCTCTTCGAAGCCATCGCCGCCAGTCACACCTTCCTGACCGGCGCCGGGCAGTGA